The following proteins are co-located in the Salvelinus fontinalis isolate EN_2023a chromosome 29, ASM2944872v1, whole genome shotgun sequence genome:
- the LOC129827418 gene encoding cyclin-G1-like, with protein sequence MCLTVTGPGALPFAVQLKALTDQEFRYQPKLSGLRIIETAHDNGLRMTTRLREYEVKDLLSLTRFFGFSAETFSLAVNLLDRFLAVMKIQPKHLSCVGLSCFYIAVKTTEEGKNVPMANELIRISQNRFTVSDMMRMEKIILQKLYWKVKAPTALYFLRLFYSRIQDTLEDDCEEIMNVERLEAQLKACHCSFTFSKVKPSLLALSLLALELQEQHDHEHIDKLLNTFQSLQQQLTVREGDLVIVTELVMKCLIEYSTTRVSRPNSQRLRWILSGRTQRTLKHSYYKIAHMPTIPESAY encoded by the exons ATGTGTCTCACAGTGACTGGACCAGGGGCTCTGCCCTTTGCTGTGCAGTTGAAGGCTCTGACTGACCAGGAGTTCAGGTACCAGCCCAAGCTGAGCGGGCTGAGGATCATTGAGACGGCCCATGACAACGGCCTGAGGATGACCACCCGGCTCAGGGAGTACGAGGTGAAGGACCTCCTGTCTCTGACCAGGTTCTTTGGCTTCAGTGCAGAGACCTTCTCCCTGGCCGTCAACCTGCTGGACCGCTTCCTCGCTGTCATGAAG ATCCAGCCGAAGCACCTGTCATGCGTGGGCTTGTCCTGTTTCTACATTGCTGTGAAGACCACGGAGGAGGGGAAGAATGTCCCCATGGCCAACGAGCTGATCCGGATCAGCCAGAACCGCTTCACCGTGTCCGACATGATGAGGATGGAGAAGATAATTCTGCAGAAGCTCTACTGGAAGGTCAAAGCCCCCACAGCCCTCTACTTCCTCAGGCTGTTCTACAGCCGGATACAGGACACGCTTGAAGATGACTG CGAGGAGATCATGAATGTTGAGAGACTAGAAGCACAGCTGAAGGCATGCCATTGCTCTTTCACTTTCTCCAAAGTCAAG ccCTCTCTGCTTGCCCTGTCCTTGTTGGCCCTGGAGCTTCAGGAGCAGCATGACCATGAGCACATAGACAAGCTGCTAAACACCTTCCAGTCTCTCCAGCAGCAACTCACT GTCCGAGAAGGAGACCTGGTTATCGTGACAGAGTTGGTTATGAAGTGTCTGATTGAGTATTCAACCACCAGGGTCTCCAGGCCCAACAGCCAGAGGCTTCGTTGGATCCTCTCTGGCAGAACGCAACGCACGTTGAAACACAGCTACTACAAGATCGCCCATATGCCCACAATCCCTGAGTCTGCCTACTGA
- the nudcd2 gene encoding nudC domain-containing protein 2, with product MSVHFEERSGVIPCNTPWGNWSQTMEEVFIEVNVPHGTSGKEVKCNLGSKQIELHVKGQQVFKGKLFGITIADEGTWTLEDKCLVRIVLMKTNREAGNCWSSLLEGEYCADAWLQDQMQRKLTLERFQRENPGFDFSGAEISGNFAGGGPDFSSLQK from the exons ATGTCGGTCCACTTCGAGGAGAGAAGTGGTGTTATCCCGTGTAATACACCATGGGGAAACTGGTCCCAAACCATGGAGGAGGTATTTATTGAAGTGAATGTACCACATGGGACGTCTGGCAAAGAAGTCAAATGTAATCTGGGATCCAAACAGATAGAACTACACGTCAAAGGACAACAAGTCTTCAAG GGTAAATTATTTGGCATCACTATTGCTGATGAAGGAACATGGACATTAG AGGATAAGTGTCTGGTCCGTATCGTGCTGATGAAAACGAACAGGGAGGCAGGTAACTGCTGGTCCTCTCTGCTAGAGGGAGAGTACTGTGCTGATGCCTGGCTCCAGGACCAGATGCAGAGGAAACTAACTCTGGAGAGGTTCCAGAGGGAG AACCCTGGCTTTGACTTCAGTGGAGCAGAGATCTCTGGGAACTTTGCAGGTGGTGGGCCAGACTTCTCCAGCTTGCAGAAGTGA
- the LOC129827209 gene encoding gamma-aminobutyric acid receptor subunit alpha-6-like: MGIMILILVTLTCVGRVYGRESYAGENVTRILDRLLDGYDNRLRPGSGDMITEVKTDIFVTSFGPVSDVEMEYTIDMFFRQTWVDERLKYDGAVEILRLNNKMVDKIWIPDTFFRNSRKSIAHNMTTPNKLFRIMQNGTVLYTMRLTISAECPMSLMDFPMDGHACPLKFGSYAYTSSEITFTWRKGLEASVDCPRESISLLQYDLVGQRLSMETFKSNTGFYSVMVVHFLLQRKLGYYLIQTYIPLIMVVVLSQVAFWINKESVPARTVAGITTVLTMTTLSISARQSLPKVSYATAMDWFIAVCFAFVASALIEFAAVNYLATLEANRLKKRNARQNKLDVLAEAFYDEEEEDKSASSPLSERGGLKKRYNSISQSEMD, translated from the exons ATGGGTATCATGATTCTGATTTTGGTCACTTTGACCTG TGTTGGCCGTGTCTATGGACGAGAAAGCTACGCAGGTGAAAACGTCACCCGTATTCTGGACCGACTACTAGATGGATATGACAACCGGTTGCGGCCAGGATCTGGAG ATATGATTACAGAGGTGAAAACAGATATCTTTGTCACCAGCTTTGGACCAGTATCAGATGTGGAAATG GAGTACACCATAGACATGTTCTTCCGACAGACCTGGGTGGACGAGAGGCTGAAGTACGACGGCGCCGTGGAGATCCTGCGTCTCAACAACAAGATGGTGGATAAGATCTGGATACCCGACACGTTCTTCAGGAACTCCAGGAAGTCCATCGCACACAATATGACTACTCCCAACAAGCTGTTTCGCATCATGCAGAACGGGACCGTCCTCTATACCATGAG ACTCACCATCAGTGCAGAGTGTCCCATGAGTCTCATGGACTTCCCTATGGACGGACATGCCTGTCCTCTCAAGTTCGGCAGCT ATGCATACACGAGCAGTGAGATCACCTTTACCTGGAGGAAGGGTCTGGAAGCTTCTGTAGACTGTCCTCGGGAGtctatcagtctgctacagtatgaCCTGGTGGGACAGAGGTTATCCATGGAGACATTCAAGTCCAACACAG GTTTCTACTCCGTCATGGTAGTCCATTTTCTACTACAGAGGAAGCTAGGCTACTACCTGATTCAGACGTACATCCCTCTGAttatggtggtggtgctgtcaCAAGTAGCCTTCTGGATCAACAAAGAGTCTGTCCCTGCACGCACTGTGGCTG GCATCACCACGGTCCTCACCATGACAACCCTCAGCATCAGCGCGCGCCAGTCTCTGCCCAAGGTGTCCTACGCTACAGCCATGGACTGGTTCATCGCCGTGTGTTTTGCATTTGTGGCGTCCGCGCTCATCGAGTTCGCCGCCGTCAACTACTTGGCCACGCTTGAGGCCAACAGACTGAAGAAGAGGAACGCCAGGCAGAACAAACTGGATGTCCTGGCTGAAGCATTttatgatgaggaggaggaggataagagtGCTTCATCT cccctctcagaGAGAGGGGGCCTGAAGAAGAGGTATAACTCCATATCCCAGAGTGAGATGGAC